In a genomic window of Lagopus muta isolate bLagMut1 chromosome 2, bLagMut1 primary, whole genome shotgun sequence:
- the JAG1 gene encoding protein jagged-1 isoform X2, with protein MRAARRAAARSLVLLVALLGLRAQVVSASGQFELEILSVQNVNGVLQNGNCCDGTRNPGDKKCTRDECDTYFKVCLKEYQSRVTAGGPCSFGSKSTPVIGGNTFNLKYSRNNEKNRIVIPFSFAWPRSYTLLVEAWDYNDNSTNPDRIIEKASHSGMINPSRQWQTLKHNTGAAHFEYQIRVTCAEHYYGFGCNKFCRPRDDFFTHHTCDQNGNKTCLEGWMGPECNKAICRQGCSPKHGSCTIPGECRCQYGWQGQYCDKCIPHPGCVHGTCIEPWQCLCETNWGGQLCDKDLNYCGTHPPCLNGGTCSNTGPDKYQCSCPEGYSGQNCEIAEHACLSDPCHNGGSCLETSTGFECVCAPGWAGPTCTDNIDDCSPNPCGHGGTCQDLVDGFKCICPPQWTGKTCQLDANECEGKPCVNANSCRNLIGSYYCDCITGWSGHNCDININDCRGQCQNGGSCRDLVNGYRCICSPGYAGDHCEKDINECASNPCMNGGHCQDEINGFQCLCPAGFSGNLCQLDIDYCEPNPCQNGAQCFNLAMDYFCNCPEDYEGKNCSHLKDHCRTTPCEVIDSCTVAVASNSTPEGVRYISSNVCGPHGKCKSQAGGKFTCECNKGFTGTYCHENINDCSKNPCHNGGTCRDLVNDFFCECKNGWKGKTCHSRDSQCDEATCNNGGTCYDEGDTFKCMCPAGWEGATCNIARNSSCLPNPCHNGGTCVVSGDSFTCVCKEGWEGPTCTQNTNDCSPHPCYNSGTCVDGDNWYRCECAPGFAGPDCRININECQSSPCAFGATCIDEINGYRCICPPGRSGPGCQEVTGRPCFTSIRVMPDGAKWDDDCNTCQCLNGKVTCSKVWCGPRPCVIHAKGHNECPAGHACVPVKEDHCFTHPCTAVGECWPSNQQPVKTKCNSDSYYQDNCANITFTFNKEMMAPGLTTEHICSELRNLNILKNVSVEYSIYITCEPSHLANNEIHVAISAEDIGEDENPIKEITDKIIDLVSKRDGNNTLIAAVAEVRVQRRPVKNKTDFLVPLLSSVLTVAWICCLVTVFYWCIQKRRKQSSHTHTASDDNTTNNVREQLNQIKNPIEKHGANTVPIKDYENKNSKIAKIRTHNSEVEEDDMDKHQQKARFAKQPAYTLVDRDEKPPNSTPTKHPNWTNKQDNRDLESVQSLNRMEYIV; from the exons ATGCGTGCGGcccggcgggcggcggcgcgcTCCCTCGTCCTCCTCGTGGCCCTGCTGGGGCTGCGGGCTCAG GTGGTGTCAGCATCGGGACAGTTCGAGCTGGAGATCTTATCCGTGCAGAATGTGAACGGCGTGCTGCAGAATGGGAACTGCTGCGACGGCACTCGAAACCCCGGAGATAAAAAGTGTACCAGAGACGAGTGTGACACCTACTTTAAAGTTTGCCTGAAGGAGTACCAATCGCGGGTCACCGCTGGCGGCCCTTGCAGCTTCGGATCCAAATCCACCCCTGTCATCGGCGGGAATACCTTCAATTTAAAGTACAGCCGGAATAACGAAAAGAACCGGATTGTTATCCCTTTCAGCTTCGCCTGGCCG aGATCCTACACGCTGCTTGTTGAGGCATGGGATTACAATGATAACTCTACGA ATCCTGATCGCATAATTGAGAAGGCATCCCACTCTGGCATGATCAATCCAAGCCGCCAGTGGCAGACACTGAAACATAACACAGGAGCTGCCCACTTTGAGTATCAAATCCGTGTGACCTGTGCAGAACATTACTATGGCTTTGGATGCAACAAATTTTGTCGACCGAGAGATGACTTCTTCACTCACCATACCTGCGACCAGAATGGCAACAAAACCTGCTTGGAAGGCTGGATGGGACCAGAGTGCAACAAAG ctATTTGTCGTCAGGGATGTAGCCCCAAGCATGGCTCTTGCACAATTCCAGGAGAGTGCAG GTGTCAGTATGGATGGCAAGGCCAGTACTGTGATAAGTGCATTCCACACCCAGGATGTGTCCATGGCACTTGCATTGAACCATGGCAATGCCTCTGTGAAACCAACTGGGGTGGTCAGCTCTGTGACAAAG ATCTGAACTACTGTGGAACCCACCCACCCTGTCTGAATGGTGGTACCTGCAGCAACACTGGCCCTGATAAATACCAGTGTTCCTGCCCTGAGGGCTACTCTGGACAGAACTGTGAAATTG CGGAGCACGCATGCCTCTCTGATCCGTGCCACAATGGAGGAAGCTGCCTAGAAACGTCTACAGGATTtgaatgtgtgtgtgcaccTGGCTGGGCTGGACCGACTTGCACTGATA ATATTGATGATTGTTCTCCAAATCCATGTGGTCATGGAGGAACTTGCCAAGATCTAGTTGATGGATTTAAGTGTATTTGCCCACCTCAGTGGACTGGCAAAACATGCCAGCTAG ATGCGAATGAATGTGAGGGCAAACCCTGTGTCAATGCCAACTCCTGCAGGAACCTGATTGGCAGCTACTATTGTGACTGCATTACTGGCTGGTCTGGCCACAACTGTGATATAA ATATTAACGATTGTCGTGGGCAATGTCAGAATGGAGGATCCTGCCGG GACTTGGTTAATGGTTATCGGTGCATCTGTTCACCTGGCTATGCAGGAGATCACTGTGAGAAAGACATCAATGAATGTGCAAGTAACCCTTGCATGAATGGGGGTCACTGCCAGGATGAAATCAATGGATTCCAATGTCTGTGTCCTGCTGGTTTCTCAGGAAACCTCTGTCAG CTGGATATAGACTACTGTGAGCCAAATCCTTGCCAGAATGGTGCCCAGTGCTTCAATCTTGCTATGGACTATTTCTGTAACTGCCCTGAAGATTACGAAGGCAAGAACTGCTCCCACCTGAAAGACCACTGCCGCACAACTCCTTGTGAAG taatCGACAGCTGTACAGTAGCAGTGGCTTCCAACAGCACACCAGAAGGAGTTCGTTATATTTCTTCAAATGTCTGTGGTCCTCATGGAAAATGCAAGAGCCAAGCAGGTGGAAAATTCACCTGTGAATGCAACAAAGGATTCACTGGCACCTACTGTCATGAGA ATATTAATGACTGCAGTAAAAACCCTTGCCACAATGGAGGAACTTGCCGAGACTTGGTCAATGACTTCTTCTGTGAATGTAAAAATGGGTGGAAAGGAAAAACTTGCCACTCTC GTGACAGCCAATGTGATGAGGCAACATGCAATAACGGAGGAACATGTTATGATGAGGGGGACACTTTCAAGTGCATGTGTCCTGCAGGATGGGAAGGAGCCACTTGTAATATAG CAAggaacagcagctgcctgccaaACCCCTGTCACAATGGTGGTACCTGTGTAGTCAGTGGGGATTCTTTCACTTGTGTCTGCAAGGAGGGCTGGGAAGGACCCACATGTACTCAGA ACACAAATGACTGCAGTCCTCATCCTTG TTACAACAGTGGTACTTGTGTGGATGGAGACAACTGGTACCGCTGTGAGTGCGCTCCAGGCTTCGCAGGTCCCGACTGTAGGATCA acatcaatgaatgtcagtcTTCACCCTGTGCCTTTGGGGCTACTTGCATAGATGAAATTAATGGATACCGTTGCATTTGTCCACCGGGTCGCAGTGGTCCAGGATGCCAGGAAG TTACAGGGAGGCCTTGCTTCACCAGTATTCGAGTAATGCCAGACGGTGCTAAGTGGGATGATGACTGTAATACTTGTCAGTGTTTGAATGGGAAAGTCACCTGTTCTAAG GTTTGGTGTGGTCCTCGACCTTGTGTAATACACGCCAAAGGTCATAACGAATGCCCAGCTGGACATGCTTGTGTTCCCGTTAAGGAAGACCATTGTTTCACTCACCCTTGTACTGCAGTGGGTGAATGCTGGCCTTCTAATCAACAGCCTGTGAAGACCAAATGCAATTCTGATTCTTATTACCAAGATAACTGTGCCAACATCACCTTCACCTTTAATAAGGAAATGATGGCACCA GGCCTTACCACGGAGCACATTTGCAGCGAATTGAGGAATCTGAATATCCTGAAGAATGTTTCTGTTGAATATTCCATCTATATTACCTGTGAGCCTTCACACTTGgcaaataatgaaatacatGTTGCTATT TCTGCTGAAGATATAGGGGAAGATGAAAACCCAATCAAAGAAATCACAGATAAGATTATCGACCTTGTCAGTAAGCGTGATGGAAACAACACACTAATTGCTGCAGTTGCAGAAGTCAGAGTACAAAGACGACcggttaaaaacaaaacag ATTTCTTGGTGCCATTACTGAGCTCAGTCTTAACAGTAGCCTGGATCTGTTGCCTGGTAACTGTTTTCTATTGGTGCATTCAAAAGcgcagaaagcagagcagccatACTCACACAGCATCTGATGACAACACCACCAACAACGTAAGGGAGCAGCTGAATCAAAtaaaaaaccccatagagaAACACGGAGCAAACACTGTTCCAATTAAAgactatgaaaacaaaaactctaAAATCGCCAAAATAAGGACGCACAATTCAGAAGTGGAGGAAGATGACATGGACAAACACCAGCAAAAGGCCCGGTTTGCCAAGCAGCCAGCATATACTTTGGTAGACAGAGATGAAAAGCCACCCAACAGTACACCCACAAAACACCCAAACTGGACAAATAAACAGGACAACAGAGACTTGGAAAGTGTACAAAGTTTAAATAGAATGGAGTACATTGTATAG
- the JAG1 gene encoding protein jagged-1 isoform X1, with the protein MRAARRAAARSLVLLVALLGLRAQVVSASGQFELEILSVQNVNGVLQNGNCCDGTRNPGDKKCTRDECDTYFKVCLKEYQSRVTAGGPCSFGSKSTPVIGGNTFNLKYSRNNEKNRIVIPFSFAWPRSYTLLVEAWDYNDNSTNPDRIIEKASHSGMINPSRQWQTLKHNTGAAHFEYQIRVTCAEHYYGFGCNKFCRPRDDFFTHHTCDQNGNKTCLEGWMGPECNKAICRQGCSPKHGSCTIPGECRCQYGWQGQYCDKCIPHPGCVHGTCIEPWQCLCETNWGGQLCDKDLNYCGTHPPCLNGGTCSNTGPDKYQCSCPEGYSGQNCEIAEHACLSDPCHNGGSCLETSTGFECVCAPGWAGPTCTDNIDDCSPNPCGHGGTCQDLVDGFKCICPPQWTGKTCQLDANECEGKPCVNANSCRNLIGSYYCDCITGWSGHNCDININDCRGQCQNGGSCRDLVNGYRCICSPGYAGDHCEKDINECASNPCMNGGHCQDEINGFQCLCPAGFSGNLCQLDIDYCEPNPCQNGAQCFNLAMDYFCNCPEDYEGKNCSHLKDHCRTTPCEVIDSCTVAVASNSTPEGVRYISSNVCGPHGKCKSQAGGKFTCECNKGFTGTYCHENINDCESNPCKNGGTCIDGVNSYKCICSDGWEGTYCETNINDCSKNPCHNGGTCRDLVNDFFCECKNGWKGKTCHSRDSQCDEATCNNGGTCYDEGDTFKCMCPAGWEGATCNIARNSSCLPNPCHNGGTCVVSGDSFTCVCKEGWEGPTCTQNTNDCSPHPCYNSGTCVDGDNWYRCECAPGFAGPDCRININECQSSPCAFGATCIDEINGYRCICPPGRSGPGCQEVTGRPCFTSIRVMPDGAKWDDDCNTCQCLNGKVTCSKVWCGPRPCVIHAKGHNECPAGHACVPVKEDHCFTHPCTAVGECWPSNQQPVKTKCNSDSYYQDNCANITFTFNKEMMAPGLTTEHICSELRNLNILKNVSVEYSIYITCEPSHLANNEIHVAISAEDIGEDENPIKEITDKIIDLVSKRDGNNTLIAAVAEVRVQRRPVKNKTDFLVPLLSSVLTVAWICCLVTVFYWCIQKRRKQSSHTHTASDDNTTNNVREQLNQIKNPIEKHGANTVPIKDYENKNSKIAKIRTHNSEVEEDDMDKHQQKARFAKQPAYTLVDRDEKPPNSTPTKHPNWTNKQDNRDLESVQSLNRMEYIV; encoded by the exons ATGCGTGCGGcccggcgggcggcggcgcgcTCCCTCGTCCTCCTCGTGGCCCTGCTGGGGCTGCGGGCTCAG GTGGTGTCAGCATCGGGACAGTTCGAGCTGGAGATCTTATCCGTGCAGAATGTGAACGGCGTGCTGCAGAATGGGAACTGCTGCGACGGCACTCGAAACCCCGGAGATAAAAAGTGTACCAGAGACGAGTGTGACACCTACTTTAAAGTTTGCCTGAAGGAGTACCAATCGCGGGTCACCGCTGGCGGCCCTTGCAGCTTCGGATCCAAATCCACCCCTGTCATCGGCGGGAATACCTTCAATTTAAAGTACAGCCGGAATAACGAAAAGAACCGGATTGTTATCCCTTTCAGCTTCGCCTGGCCG aGATCCTACACGCTGCTTGTTGAGGCATGGGATTACAATGATAACTCTACGA ATCCTGATCGCATAATTGAGAAGGCATCCCACTCTGGCATGATCAATCCAAGCCGCCAGTGGCAGACACTGAAACATAACACAGGAGCTGCCCACTTTGAGTATCAAATCCGTGTGACCTGTGCAGAACATTACTATGGCTTTGGATGCAACAAATTTTGTCGACCGAGAGATGACTTCTTCACTCACCATACCTGCGACCAGAATGGCAACAAAACCTGCTTGGAAGGCTGGATGGGACCAGAGTGCAACAAAG ctATTTGTCGTCAGGGATGTAGCCCCAAGCATGGCTCTTGCACAATTCCAGGAGAGTGCAG GTGTCAGTATGGATGGCAAGGCCAGTACTGTGATAAGTGCATTCCACACCCAGGATGTGTCCATGGCACTTGCATTGAACCATGGCAATGCCTCTGTGAAACCAACTGGGGTGGTCAGCTCTGTGACAAAG ATCTGAACTACTGTGGAACCCACCCACCCTGTCTGAATGGTGGTACCTGCAGCAACACTGGCCCTGATAAATACCAGTGTTCCTGCCCTGAGGGCTACTCTGGACAGAACTGTGAAATTG CGGAGCACGCATGCCTCTCTGATCCGTGCCACAATGGAGGAAGCTGCCTAGAAACGTCTACAGGATTtgaatgtgtgtgtgcaccTGGCTGGGCTGGACCGACTTGCACTGATA ATATTGATGATTGTTCTCCAAATCCATGTGGTCATGGAGGAACTTGCCAAGATCTAGTTGATGGATTTAAGTGTATTTGCCCACCTCAGTGGACTGGCAAAACATGCCAGCTAG ATGCGAATGAATGTGAGGGCAAACCCTGTGTCAATGCCAACTCCTGCAGGAACCTGATTGGCAGCTACTATTGTGACTGCATTACTGGCTGGTCTGGCCACAACTGTGATATAA ATATTAACGATTGTCGTGGGCAATGTCAGAATGGAGGATCCTGCCGG GACTTGGTTAATGGTTATCGGTGCATCTGTTCACCTGGCTATGCAGGAGATCACTGTGAGAAAGACATCAATGAATGTGCAAGTAACCCTTGCATGAATGGGGGTCACTGCCAGGATGAAATCAATGGATTCCAATGTCTGTGTCCTGCTGGTTTCTCAGGAAACCTCTGTCAG CTGGATATAGACTACTGTGAGCCAAATCCTTGCCAGAATGGTGCCCAGTGCTTCAATCTTGCTATGGACTATTTCTGTAACTGCCCTGAAGATTACGAAGGCAAGAACTGCTCCCACCTGAAAGACCACTGCCGCACAACTCCTTGTGAAG taatCGACAGCTGTACAGTAGCAGTGGCTTCCAACAGCACACCAGAAGGAGTTCGTTATATTTCTTCAAATGTCTGTGGTCCTCATGGAAAATGCAAGAGCCAAGCAGGTGGAAAATTCACCTGTGAATGCAACAAAGGATTCACTGGCACCTACTGTCATGAGA ATATCAATGACTGTGAGAGCAACCCCTGTAAAAATGGTGGCACTTGTATTGACGGTGTAAACTCTTACAAATGTATTTGTAGCGATGGATGGGAAGGAACATATTGTGAAACAA ATATTAATGACTGCAGTAAAAACCCTTGCCACAATGGAGGAACTTGCCGAGACTTGGTCAATGACTTCTTCTGTGAATGTAAAAATGGGTGGAAAGGAAAAACTTGCCACTCTC GTGACAGCCAATGTGATGAGGCAACATGCAATAACGGAGGAACATGTTATGATGAGGGGGACACTTTCAAGTGCATGTGTCCTGCAGGATGGGAAGGAGCCACTTGTAATATAG CAAggaacagcagctgcctgccaaACCCCTGTCACAATGGTGGTACCTGTGTAGTCAGTGGGGATTCTTTCACTTGTGTCTGCAAGGAGGGCTGGGAAGGACCCACATGTACTCAGA ACACAAATGACTGCAGTCCTCATCCTTG TTACAACAGTGGTACTTGTGTGGATGGAGACAACTGGTACCGCTGTGAGTGCGCTCCAGGCTTCGCAGGTCCCGACTGTAGGATCA acatcaatgaatgtcagtcTTCACCCTGTGCCTTTGGGGCTACTTGCATAGATGAAATTAATGGATACCGTTGCATTTGTCCACCGGGTCGCAGTGGTCCAGGATGCCAGGAAG TTACAGGGAGGCCTTGCTTCACCAGTATTCGAGTAATGCCAGACGGTGCTAAGTGGGATGATGACTGTAATACTTGTCAGTGTTTGAATGGGAAAGTCACCTGTTCTAAG GTTTGGTGTGGTCCTCGACCTTGTGTAATACACGCCAAAGGTCATAACGAATGCCCAGCTGGACATGCTTGTGTTCCCGTTAAGGAAGACCATTGTTTCACTCACCCTTGTACTGCAGTGGGTGAATGCTGGCCTTCTAATCAACAGCCTGTGAAGACCAAATGCAATTCTGATTCTTATTACCAAGATAACTGTGCCAACATCACCTTCACCTTTAATAAGGAAATGATGGCACCA GGCCTTACCACGGAGCACATTTGCAGCGAATTGAGGAATCTGAATATCCTGAAGAATGTTTCTGTTGAATATTCCATCTATATTACCTGTGAGCCTTCACACTTGgcaaataatgaaatacatGTTGCTATT TCTGCTGAAGATATAGGGGAAGATGAAAACCCAATCAAAGAAATCACAGATAAGATTATCGACCTTGTCAGTAAGCGTGATGGAAACAACACACTAATTGCTGCAGTTGCAGAAGTCAGAGTACAAAGACGACcggttaaaaacaaaacag ATTTCTTGGTGCCATTACTGAGCTCAGTCTTAACAGTAGCCTGGATCTGTTGCCTGGTAACTGTTTTCTATTGGTGCATTCAAAAGcgcagaaagcagagcagccatACTCACACAGCATCTGATGACAACACCACCAACAACGTAAGGGAGCAGCTGAATCAAAtaaaaaaccccatagagaAACACGGAGCAAACACTGTTCCAATTAAAgactatgaaaacaaaaactctaAAATCGCCAAAATAAGGACGCACAATTCAGAAGTGGAGGAAGATGACATGGACAAACACCAGCAAAAGGCCCGGTTTGCCAAGCAGCCAGCATATACTTTGGTAGACAGAGATGAAAAGCCACCCAACAGTACACCCACAAAACACCCAAACTGGACAAATAAACAGGACAACAGAGACTTGGAAAGTGTACAAAGTTTAAATAGAATGGAGTACATTGTATAG